CTCAGAATCGCTCTGGCAATGAACGGTTCATTCAGCCAAAGGAGAGACTGCCATGAAGCGTTTAATTCGGTGGAGCATTGCGTTGGGTTGTGCTGGTCTATTGACCTCGCCGTTGCCTTCGACTGCCGCCATTCTCGTGCCGAATCCTGGCTATGCTCCTGGGATCGGTTACGAATGGGGCATCACCATGGATCAAAACGATTGGATCGTGTTCGGCAGCACAGATCATCCGAATACCCCGCAGAATGCCGGCGTCGGCGCACGAAGCTGGGCCGAACCATTGAACCCCGATGGGCTCAAGGGCTGGACTCACACGGTGCATTGGGTGGCGTTGGATTTAAGCGGCCTCACGGAAACTACGATCTTGGATGTCACCATGGCCCGCGGTACCACCGGGGAATTGTTCCCGGCTTTCACTCTCTATAGAGGCTGGGAATTAACGGGGCCGGAGTCGCACGAGTTCAATAACATCGGCTCGACTCCGTGGGCATCGAGCTTGGAGTATATTGGGCATGTTCAAAATGGCGGCGGTCCAAACGGCACCGACAACGGGAAAGGTGTTGCCTCTATCGCCGCACAATTTATCTTGGAACCTGGTCTCTATTCGCTTGCTTTGGGCGGTAATCCTCCTTACGACGCGGACCAATCCGGACGGCAGGCTTATAGCGCCCGCATCAAGACGGCGCCGATTCCTCTCCCTGCGGCAATCTGGCTCATCGGCGGTGGCCTGGTAGGTCTGGCAGGCCTGGCGAGACGGCACCATTCCTCAGCTAAGTAACTCTCCTTTGTAGGATCTGTGTCGGGGCGGCCTTAATCGGTCGCCCCGCTCGCTTTCTTTTTATTCCCCTCTCACCTTCTTCTCCCCGTAATTTTCTGTCTAGTCCGGTACATGGAGGAGCAGAAGTGAGTAGAACTGTCCCCGCCGATGTGCTAACGCTCACCGCGCCAACGTGAGGAGTTTGGTGTGCTGAGCGGCTGCTTGAGGTTGGTGGAGATCCGACAGGGCTATTGTACGCAAGACTATTTTCTGATTGAGCCACTGCACGTGCACCGCTTCAAATCTCCCCTCTCACACACAACGCTTGCATCCGCACCAGACAGGAGAAACGATTCACCTCACACCTCGCAGAATGTATTCGCATTCCACAAGAGGCGGCAATGGATGAGGCGAGATGATGAACCATGCAATCCAATCCTTTGCGTAACGGTTCGGATCCTCTCCTTCCCAAAGCCCGCTACCTTAACCCATCGCACCCCAGAAGAGAAGAGACCCCACGGCACAGGCTCACGATCACGGCGAGGCGGGCAACGCCGCTTCGCCCGTTGCCATGGCGAAATCGTCGAGATAGACGACCGAATCCTCTTCGTTGACGGTCGTCGGCATGGCGACGACACAGTTGCCGACGCGCTCGGCTCTGGGAATCGGCCATTCGAAATTGGGCGTCATCCCGCCAATCCATTCAGATACTTTCGTCCATGTTGAGACACCGCGCTCGCGAACCCAGAGCTCGTACGCGCCCTGGGCACCCGAAGTGTCGACGTGAATCCGCACCTGGTACCACCGCCCGGCGAGCAGCGGAGTGGGATTCAGATTCTGGTAGAGTTTGTCCCGATTCCATTCGGGCTCAGCACGATTGTTCGCCAGCGGCGCGCGAAAACTCCAGAACCATCCACCCACCGGCGCCATGGTCGGATTGCTTTCGGGGCCGGTGACGTTGTGCCACCCGAACAACCACGCGAACCGTTCCGTCGTGCAGGGATACGGCCCCCGGCAGGGATAGATGAATTTGCTTGAGGCAAATCGGCTTTCCGGCGTCGCATAAGTCCAGAACTGAAACCACACATTGGCCGGCACGGTTGTGAGCGGCGCGTCTTCCGCACCGTACTTTACCCAGTAATCGGTCTGTCGGTGCGGAAAATTCGGCGGGCTGTAGGCGGTCGAGGGATATGACTCCATGACCAGCACGCGAGAATTTCTGACCGGGTCGAAGCGAGTGTAGAGATAGCCGTTGCCGCGACCGAAATACGAGTTGATCGCCTTCACATCCGTCCACCCATGCGCCCGAAACTGTAGCTCGGCATCGGTCGCGGATCGCGCCACGTCGTACTCGAAGTCGTCAAAGAACAGCAGCCGGCTAGTTCCAACTGGCGGGGGGGTGCCGCCGTCAGCCGCATCTGGTAGCTCATCGCCATGTCCGCATGCGGCAAGCCCCATTGCGAATGACACGATGCAAGAGAGCGCGATGAGGAAGGTTGTTCGTTGTTTCTCTGGAACCACTCCTCATCCTCCTGCTGGGTCCCATGCCGTTGGTCCCTGCCCCATCGCGTCTCCATCGACAAAATCGACGACAATGCTCAATCACCACCACGCTTCGCGCACCACCACGCTTCGCGGCATCTCCGCTATCATGGATAACACGCGTACCAGCTTTTCCGTTACGTCCGCCTCATCCATTCCGCAAAATTTCATCACGTCTGGTGCAACCATTGGCATCGACGAGCATGGATCCCCTTTGCGGCGGCACACGTTCTCGCCTGTTCATGATCGTGAGTGATTCGGTCTTGGAGTGCCCTATGACCAGATAAAAGTTTTTCTGATCTTCGCGTAATTCCTCTGCATCTCAGCACACCATCTTCAGCAACAGCCGCGACGGACCGTCTGGCAGCCAATCTGGCAATGACCAAGTGGGGGAACTCGCTAGCACCTGCTCCCTGTGTACCGCTCCATTCTTCCCTGTGCAATGCAAGTTCAGTCGATCTAAATGTCTCCACCGCGGCCAATCCACCTGATCCGATCGATTTTTCATCACATCTGGTGCATCCGTTGCGGCGGTCTGTAGCTGGTTGTCCTCCTTTTCCCTTATAGAAGGCAGGAGAGCATCTGGCCTTCCCGCGAAGAAGGCTCGAACCATGGAAGGCGTGACGATGGCCGTAACGATGGCATAGAAAACGGGAATGCAGCGGGAAGACGGAAGGAGTGCCGAATTCATTTTTTACCAGGAGGTGTGGTGATGAGACGCAGTAAGCTGGTTCGTGCGGTTGTGTTGGGTGGCGCACTGTTCGCCTGGGGTCTTGCCCAGGTCGGATCTGGGCAAGCAGCGACGATTACCACTCCCGGTCCTGAGACGGGGATCGGCTACGAATGGCAGGTAGTCATGGGCGGTCTTGATCTCGCTCATTTTCACGGATCGGTCGGCGCCAAAAGCTGGGCCGAACCTGGCCAGCCAGCCGGTGCGAAAGGATGGACCCATACGACCGACTGGGTGGCGCTCGACCTAACAGGCGTTGGAGGGCCGGTGTACCTGACGGTCGAATTGGAGCGGGGACATAGTGGGGGCAGTCTCTTCCCAGCGTTCACGCTGTATTCCGGATGGGAGCTGATCAATGAGGATACCAACAACCA
This sequence is a window from Candidatus Nitrospira inopinata. Protein-coding genes within it:
- a CDS encoding VPLPA-CTERM sorting domain-containing protein → MKRLIRWSIALGCAGLLTSPLPSTAAILVPNPGYAPGIGYEWGITMDQNDWIVFGSTDHPNTPQNAGVGARSWAEPLNPDGLKGWTHTVHWVALDLSGLTETTILDVTMARGTTGELFPAFTLYRGWELTGPESHEFNNIGSTPWASSLEYIGHVQNGGGPNGTDNGKGVASIAAQFILEPGLYSLALGGNPPYDADQSGRQAYSARIKTAPIPLPAAIWLIGGGLVGLAGLARRHHSSAK
- a CDS encoding VPLPA-CTERM sorting domain-containing protein, which translates into the protein MRRSKLVRAVVLGGALFAWGLAQVGSGQAATITTPGPETGIGYEWQVVMGGLDLAHFHGSVGAKSWAEPGQPAGAKGWTHTTDWVALDLTGVGGPVYLTVELERGHSGGSLFPAFTLYSGWELINEDTNNHTFNNTGNISWATNLTYLAHVANAGGPNGTDSGTGSEHVHATFTLNPGLYSLVFGGNPPYPPAQTGTHSFSATLSTAPVPVPAALWLFGSGIIGLAGLARRRMNG